One part of the Streptomyces lienomycini genome encodes these proteins:
- the rpsF gene encoding 30S ribosomal protein S6: MRHYEVMVILDPDLEERSVSPLIENFLSVVRDGGGKVEKVDTWGRRRLSYEIKKKPEGIYSVIDLQAEPAVVKELDRQMNLNESVLRTKVLRPEMH, translated from the coding sequence ATGCGTCACTACGAGGTGATGGTCATCCTCGACCCCGATCTCGAGGAGCGCTCTGTCTCCCCGCTGATCGAGAACTTCCTCTCTGTCGTCCGTGACGGCGGCGGAAAGGTCGAGAAGGTCGACACCTGGGGCCGTCGTCGTCTCTCGTACGAGATCAAGAAGAAGCCCGAGGGCATCTACTCGGTCATCGACCTGCAGGCCGAGCCTGCGGTCGTCAAGGAGCTCGACCGCCAGATGAACCTGAACGAGTCGGTCCTCCGGACCAAGGTCCTCCGTCCCGAGATGCACTGA
- the rpsR gene encoding 30S ribosomal protein S18: MAKPPVRKPKKKVCAFCKDKVTYVDYKDTNMLRKFISDRGKIRARRVTGNCTQHQRDVATAVKNSREMALLPYTSTAR; encoded by the coding sequence ATGGCTAAGCCGCCTGTGCGCAAGCCGAAGAAGAAGGTCTGCGCATTCTGCAAGGACAAGGTCACGTACGTGGACTACAAGGACACGAACATGCTGCGGAAGTTCATTTCCGACCGTGGCAAGATCCGTGCCCGCCGCGTGACCGGCAACTGCACCCAGCACCAGCGTGACGTCGCCACGGCAGTGAAGAACAGCCGTGAGATGGCGCTGCTGCCCTACACCTCCACCGCGCGATAA
- the dnaB gene encoding replicative DNA helicase: MSISEPLDDPWADSGPSDRLPASRRRGDGDRTRGEQHERGSDNGAWDGGGPTFERVPPQDLDAEQSVLGGMLLSKDAIADVVEILKGHDFYKPAHETVYQAILDVYAKGEPADPITIAAELTKRGEINKVGGASYLHTLVQTVPTAANAAYYAEIVHERAVLRRLVEAGTRITQMGYAADDDVDEIVNRAQAEIYAVTEQRTSEDYLPLGDIMEGALDEIEAIGSRSGEMTGVPTGFTDFDSLTNGLHPGQMIVIAARPAMGKSTLALDFARAASIKNNLPSVIFSLEMGRNEIAMRLLSAEARVALHHMRSGTMTDDDWTRLARRMPDVSAAPLYIDDSPNLSMMEIRAKCRRLKQRNDLKLVVIDYLQLMQAGGSKRSESRQQEVSDMSRNLKLLAKELEIPVIALSQLNRGPEQRTDKKPMVSDLRESGSIEQDADMVILLHREDAYEKESPRAGEADLIVAKHRNGPTATITVAFQGHYSRFVDMAQT; the protein is encoded by the coding sequence GTGAGCATTTCCGAACCCTTGGACGACCCGTGGGCCGACAGCGGCCCCAGCGATCGTCTGCCCGCCTCCCGCCGCCGCGGTGACGGGGACCGCACGCGCGGCGAGCAGCACGAGCGCGGCTCGGACAACGGTGCGTGGGACGGTGGCGGCCCGACCTTCGAACGGGTACCGCCCCAGGACCTCGATGCCGAGCAGTCTGTTCTCGGTGGCATGCTCCTGTCCAAGGACGCCATCGCCGACGTCGTCGAGATCCTCAAGGGCCACGACTTCTACAAGCCGGCCCACGAGACGGTCTACCAGGCCATCCTCGATGTCTACGCCAAGGGTGAGCCGGCCGACCCCATCACGATCGCCGCGGAACTGACCAAGCGCGGCGAGATCAACAAGGTCGGCGGCGCCTCGTATCTGCACACCCTGGTACAGACCGTTCCGACGGCCGCGAACGCCGCCTACTACGCGGAGATCGTCCATGAGCGGGCGGTGCTGCGCCGCCTGGTGGAGGCGGGCACACGCATCACCCAGATGGGATACGCGGCCGACGACGACGTCGACGAGATCGTCAACCGCGCCCAGGCCGAGATCTACGCCGTCACCGAGCAGCGCACCAGCGAGGACTACCTGCCGCTCGGCGACATCATGGAGGGCGCGCTCGACGAGATCGAGGCGATCGGGTCGCGCAGCGGCGAGATGACCGGTGTGCCGACCGGGTTCACTGACTTCGATTCGCTGACCAACGGCCTGCACCCCGGGCAGATGATCGTCATCGCCGCGCGTCCCGCCATGGGCAAGTCGACGCTCGCGCTGGACTTCGCGCGGGCCGCCTCCATCAAGAACAATCTGCCAAGCGTCATCTTCTCGCTCGAAATGGGGCGCAACGAGATCGCGATGCGTCTGCTGTCCGCCGAGGCCCGTGTCGCGCTGCACCACATGCGGTCGGGCACGATGACGGACGACGACTGGACCCGACTGGCCCGCCGGATGCCCGACGTGTCGGCGGCCCCGCTCTACATCGACGACTCCCCGAACCTGTCGATGATGGAGATCCGCGCCAAGTGCCGCCGCCTCAAGCAGCGCAACGACCTCAAACTGGTCGTCATCGACTACCTCCAGTTGATGCAGGCCGGCGGCTCCAAGCGCTCCGAGAGCCGACAGCAGGAGGTCTCGGACATGTCCCGCAACCTCAAGCTCCTGGCGAAGGAGCTGGAGATCCCGGTCATCGCGCTCTCCCAGCTGAACCGTGGCCCCGAACAGCGCACCGACAAAAAACCCATGGTCTCCGACCTGCGTGAGTCCGGTTCGATCGAGCAGGACGCCGACATGGTCATCCTGCTGCACCGCGAGGACGCCTACGAGAAGGAGTCGCCACGCGCGGGTGAGGCGGACCTGATCGTGGCCAAGCA
- a CDS encoding single-stranded DNA-binding protein — translation MAGETVITVVGNLVDDPELRFTPSGAAVAKFRVASTPRTFDRQTNEWKDGESLFLTCSVWRQAAENVAESLQRGMRVIVQGRLKQRSYEDREGVKRTVYELDVDEVGASLRSATAKVTKTSGQGRGGGQGGYGGGGGQGGGGWGGGSGGGQQGGGAPADDPWATGGAPAGGQQGGGGQGGGGWGGGSGGGGGYSDEPPF, via the coding sequence ATGGCAGGCGAGACCGTCATCACGGTCGTCGGCAATCTTGTCGACGACCCCGAGCTGCGCTTCACCCCGTCCGGTGCGGCCGTCGCGAAGTTCCGCGTCGCGTCGACCCCCCGCACCTTCGACCGCCAGACGAACGAGTGGAAGGACGGCGAGAGCCTCTTCCTCACCTGCTCGGTCTGGCGTCAGGCGGCGGAGAACGTCGCCGAGTCGCTCCAGCGAGGCATGCGCGTCATCGTGCAGGGCCGGCTGAAGCAGCGGTCCTACGAGGACCGTGAGGGCGTCAAGCGCACGGTCTACGAGCTGGATGTCGACGAGGTCGGCGCCAGCCTGCGCAGCGCCACGGCCAAGGTCACCAAGACCTCGGGCCAGGGCCGCGGCGGAGGCCAGGGCGGTTACGGCGGCGGTGGCGGCCAGGGTGGCGGCGGCTGGGGCGGCGGCTCCGGCGGCGGTCAGCAGGGCGGCGGCGCTCCGGCCGACGACCCCTGGGCGACCGGCGGCGCTCCCGCCGGTGGCCAGCAGGGCGGTGGCGGCCAGGGTGGCGGCGGCTGGGGCGGCGGCTCCGGCGGCGGTGGCGGCTACTCGGACGAGCCCCCCTTCTAG
- the rplI gene encoding 50S ribosomal protein L9, translating to MKIILTHEVSGLGAAGDVVDVKDGYARNYLIPRKFAIRWTKGGEKDVEQIRRARKIHEIQTIEQANQVKAQLEGVKVRLAVRSGDAGRLFGSVTPADVASAIKAAGGPEVDKRRIELGSPIKTLGAHETSVRLHPEVDAKVSIEVVAA from the coding sequence ATGAAGATCATCCTCACCCACGAGGTCTCCGGCCTCGGTGCCGCGGGCGACGTCGTCGACGTCAAGGACGGTTACGCTCGCAACTACCTGATCCCGCGGAAGTTCGCGATCCGCTGGACCAAGGGTGGCGAGAAGGACGTCGAGCAGATCCGTCGCGCTCGCAAGATCCACGAGATCCAGACCATCGAGCAGGCCAACCAGGTGAAGGCCCAGCTCGAGGGCGTGAAGGTCCGTCTGGCCGTCCGCTCCGGCGACGCCGGCCGTCTCTTCGGCTCCGTCACCCCGGCCGACGTCGCTTCGGCGATCAAGGCTGCCGGTGGCCCCGAGGTCGACAAGCGCCGCATCGAACTGGGCTCGCCGATCAAGACCCTGGGCGCCCACGAGACGTCCGTGCGTCTGCACCCCGAGGTTGACGCCAAGGTCAGCATCGAGGTTGTCGCTGCCTGA
- a CDS encoding MATE family efflux transporter, producing the protein MTQAPARTRTARRRHDREIVALAVPAFGALVAEPLFVMADSAIVGHLGTAQLAGLGIASALLTTAVSVFVFLAYATTAAVSRRVGAGDLQAAIRQGMDGIWLALLLGAAVIAVVLPTAPSLVELFGASETAAPYAVTYLRISSLGIPAMLVVLASTGVLRGLQNTRTPLYVAVAGFIANAVLNVALVYGAGLGIAGSAWGTVIAQCGMAAVYLWVVVRGARRHGASLRPDLAGIRNSAQAGMPLLVRTLSLRAILMIATAVAARLGDADIAAHQIVLSLWSLLAFALDAIAIAGQAIIGRYLGAGDAQGARDACRRMVEWGVAVGVVLGLLVVLSRPAFLPLFTGDSAVKDTALPALVIVAVAQPICGVVYVLDGVLMGAGDGPYLAWAMLLTLAVFTPAALLVPTLGGGLTALWAAMTLMMAMRLVTLWLRTRSGRWIVTGATR; encoded by the coding sequence ATGACACAGGCCCCCGCGCGTACCCGGACCGCCCGGCGCCGGCACGACCGAGAGATCGTCGCTCTGGCAGTTCCGGCCTTCGGCGCGCTCGTCGCCGAGCCCCTCTTCGTCATGGCCGACAGTGCCATCGTCGGCCATCTCGGAACCGCTCAGCTCGCCGGACTCGGCATCGCCTCGGCCCTGCTCACCACCGCCGTCAGCGTCTTCGTCTTCCTCGCCTACGCCACCACGGCGGCCGTCTCCCGCCGTGTCGGCGCGGGCGACCTGCAGGCAGCGATCCGTCAGGGCATGGACGGCATCTGGCTGGCGCTGCTGCTCGGCGCCGCCGTCATCGCGGTGGTCCTGCCCACCGCCCCGTCGCTCGTGGAATTGTTCGGCGCCTCTGAGACCGCGGCCCCCTATGCCGTCACCTACCTGCGCATCTCCTCGCTCGGCATCCCCGCCATGCTCGTCGTGCTGGCGTCGACCGGCGTCCTGAGGGGACTGCAGAACACCCGGACACCGCTCTACGTGGCCGTGGCCGGCTTCATCGCCAACGCCGTCCTCAACGTCGCGCTCGTCTACGGCGCCGGGCTCGGCATCGCGGGATCCGCCTGGGGCACCGTCATCGCTCAGTGCGGCATGGCCGCGGTCTACCTGTGGGTGGTCGTCCGCGGGGCACGACGACACGGCGCCTCCCTGCGCCCGGACCTGGCCGGCATCAGGAATTCCGCCCAGGCCGGGATGCCGCTGCTCGTGCGTACGCTTTCCCTGCGGGCGATTCTCATGATCGCCACGGCCGTGGCGGCCCGCCTCGGCGATGCCGACATCGCGGCACATCAGATCGTCCTGTCCCTGTGGAGCCTGCTCGCCTTCGCGCTCGATGCCATCGCCATCGCCGGACAGGCCATCATCGGACGCTATCTGGGAGCCGGTGACGCCCAGGGCGCACGCGACGCCTGTCGCAGAATGGTGGAGTGGGGCGTGGCGGTCGGCGTCGTACTCGGCCTGCTCGTCGTACTGTCCCGCCCGGCGTTCCTGCCCCTGTTCACCGGTGACTCCGCGGTCAAGGACACCGCGCTGCCCGCGCTGGTGATCGTGGCGGTCGCACAGCCGATCTGCGGAGTGGTCTACGTCCTGGACGGTGTCCTCATGGGTGCGGGTGACGGCCCGTACCTTGCCTGGGCCATGCTGCTGACCCTGGCGGTCTTCACCCCCGCGGCCCTTCTCGTCCCCACGCTCGGTGGCGGGCTCACCGCCCTGTGGGCGGCCATGACGCTGATGATGGCGATGCGTCTGGTGACACTGTGGCTGCGTACGCGATCGGGGCGTTGGATCGTCACAGGGGCCACGCGCTGA